A single region of the Tissierellales bacterium genome encodes:
- the thiS gene encoding sulfur carrier protein ThiS has translation MIVNGKMMDIDTPISVSRLFEIIKKNPKLAVVEVDMEIVDKSQYDNYIIDKESRVEIVSFVGGG, from the coding sequence GTGATTGTAAATGGAAAGATGATGGATATAGATACTCCGATTAGCGTGAGTAGGTTATTTGAAATTATAAAAAAGAACCCAAAACTTGCAGTAGTTGAAGTAGATATGGAAATTGTAGATAAAAGCCAATATGATAACTACATCATAGACAAAGAATCAAGAGTCGAGATAGTTAGCTTT